From Trichoderma atroviride chromosome 1, complete sequence, one genomic window encodes:
- a CDS encoding uncharacterized protein (EggNog:ENOG41~SECRETED:SignalP(1-19)): protein MRQSLPAFLALCLASSVMAMPSGSLKTRQTSPDGSCGGTTGFVCATGLCCSQFGFCGTGPAYCGSGSGTPPGNGTGTPPGNGGGTGAITCTSKIFYTGDGSTGSGWPDESAWASFDNLWNANLNVINGACQNNGWGVANNSPTETSELQSAITSIAASSGVDERYVLATVVQESKGCVRVPTTQGFWANPGLMQDANGTNTCWLGPGQGINPCPNNVIVGMIQDGTTGTASGSGLQQLLASLSTTGAQAVYQAARLYNSGSIPADGNLSEGGATSSYSSDIANRLTGCVF, encoded by the coding sequence ATGCGTCAATCACTCCCTGCATTCCTTGCCCTTTGCTTGGCTTCAAGCGTCATGGCCATGCCTTCTGGCAGCTTGAAAACTCGGCAAACCTCTCCGGACGGAAGCTGTGGTGGCACCACCGGCTTTGTTTGTGCCACAGGCCTCTGCTGCTCGCAATTTGGTTTCTGTGGCACCGGTCCCGCATATTGTGGCAGCGGAAGTGGCACTCCCCCTGGCAATGGAACTGGTACCCCCCCTGGCAACGGAGGTGGTACTGGAGCCATCACCTGCACCTCTAAGATCTTCTACACCGGTGATGGCTCGACTGGCAGTGGCTGGCCCGACGAGAGCGCCTGGGCCAGCTTCGACAACTTATGGAATGCCAATCTCAACGTGATCAATGGCGCGTGTCAGAACAATGGTTGGGGAGTGGCGAACAACTCTCCTACAGAGACCTCAGAGCTACAGTCCGCCATCACTAGTATCGCAGCCTCGTCCGGTGTCGATGAGCGCTACGTCTTGGCAACTGTGGTACAAGAGAGCAAGGGATGCGTGCGTGTTCCGACCACGCAAGGATTCTGGGCGAACCCTGGGTTGATGCAGGACGCCAACGGCACAAACACCTGCTGGTTGGGACCGGGTCAGGGCATCAACCCATGCCCGAACAACGTGATTGTAGGCATGATCCAGGATGGCACTACAGGAACTGCATCTGGTTCTggtctgcagcagcttctggccaGCTTGTCGACTACTGGAGCTCAGGCAGTCTATCAGGCTGCACGACTTTATAACTCAGGCAGCATCCCCGCCGACGGAAACTTGAGCGAGGGTGGTGCTACCAGCTCGTACTCCTCAGACATTGCCAACCGTTTGACAGGCTGTGTTTTCTAA
- a CDS encoding uncharacterized protein (EggNog:ENOG41): protein MPSSKSAPVIDFSDFLSGDQQRMQHCADQIRDACLTQGFFQIVNHDIPASLQKDIFKASKAFFALPLEEKMKLDKSLNKYNRGYEVMHGQMIEANTRPDLKEGYYVSRDLPMDHPQVKAEKFAHGPNVWPESLGEAFRETCMDYLNRIVKLTEEVMRAMAMSLGYDADYFQDRQMPMLCKEACIGAHRDFGVITLLLQGNVAGLEVWDEEVKDWYPVPPVEGAYVVNMGNLFEQWTNDKYISNVHRVINRSGEERFSIPFNYNGNPDFIIKCIEKCRSKPEEEKYAPVSVEDYVVQKYKDVYGRVGIYKSESFAPQKANA, encoded by the exons ATGCCTTCTTCTAAGAGCGCTCCTGTCATTGACTTCTCTGACTTCTTGTCGGGTGATCAACAGCGGATGCAGCATTGTGCTGATCAAATCAGAGATGCGTGTCTTACTCAAGGCTTTTTCCAAATTGTCAACCATGATATTCCTGCTAGCCTTCAAAAAGACATTTTCAAGGCATCAaaggctttttttgctttgccactcgaagagaagatgaagctggacAAATCTCTC AACAAATACAACCGTGGATATGAAGTCATGCATGGCCAAATGATTGAGGCAAACACCAGGCCTGACCTTAAAGAGGGATATTATGTCTCTCGTGACCTGCCTATGGACCACCCTCAAGTTAAGGCAGAAAAGTTTGCCCACGGCCCAAATGTGTGGCCTGAGTCTCTTGGAGAAGCTTTCCGAGAAACTTGCATGGATTATTTGAACCGCATCGTGAAGCTTACAGAAGAGGTCATGCGGGCCATGGCAATGAGCTTAGGCTATGATGCGGACTACTTTCAGGA CCGTCAGATGCCCATGCTCTGCAAAGAGGCAT GTATTGGAGCTCACCGAGACTTTGGCGTGATTACTTTACTCCTGCAAGGAAACGTCGCTGGTCTCGAAGTCTGGGACGAGGAAGTCAAGGATTGGTACCCTGTTCCTCCAGTTGAAGGAGCCTATGTTGTTAACATGGGTAACCTGTTTGAGCAGTGGACAAACGACAAGTATATTTCCAATGTTCACCGCGTTATCAATCGCTCTGGAGAAGAACGTTTCAGCATCCCATTCAACTATAACGGCAATCCGGATTTCATTATCAAATGTATCGAGAAGTGCCGCTCTAagcctgaagaagagaagtaTGCTCCGGTTAGTGTTGAGGATTACGTTGTTCAGAAGTACAAAGATGTTTATGGTCGGGTTGGCATTTACAAGTCCGAGTCATTTGCTCCTCAGAAGGCCAACGCTTAG
- a CDS encoding uncharacterized protein (EggNog:ENOG41) gives MHVGIIGAGISGLYTALLLRREGHKVTVFEAADRVGGRIYTYRFTPQAKSEDIYFEAGAMRIPRSSLHSKVFDFVRYLNTHGFAGDKIELIPYILDHENNRSFFQDRKGALQDSKWATEAGLPEAYRNKTPQQLLGSVVLPWLSILRQDFDNGFEKLLKYDEYSFRAYLRLIVGWPHEVIEFVELFCSQTNQYDLSFTEIIMQNLDFDTKDWATVKDGMSRITQCAASLVGSKNVRLNSRVDRITNLDNGKVQLSAQGLHQTYTATFDAVVVATPPSALHSIVDRPRWSFMKEQSIRGAHYEPLYKIGLHFRTRFWERSSVNPCFGGQSTTDLRFRWIVYPSNDLGSNGSGVLLLYSWMSDAAKWSGLSRSERIKICLHDLSKYYADEADIDVYEQFIEAFDITWSAQSCGGDAMFLPGQFSRFFEIAKKPEGNIYFAGEHLSKHHTWGL, from the exons ATGCATGTGGGAATAATCGGTGCAGGCATATCAGGCCTTTATACCGCCTTGTTGCTACGCCGAGAAGGTCATAAAGTGACTGTGTTCGAGGCAGCCGATAGAGTCGGTGGTCGTATCTACACATATCGGTTTACGCCACAAGCTAAATCAGAGGATATTTATTTTGAAGCAGGAGCTATGCGCATCCCTCGCTCATCTTTGCATTCCAAAGTCTTTGACTTTGTCCGCTATCTCAATACACATGGGTTTGCTGGAGACAAGATTGAGCTTATTCCATATATCCTCGATCATGAGAATAACAGATCCTTTTTTCAAGACCGAAAGGGTGCCTTACAAGACAGTAAATGGGCCACCGAAGCTGGCCTTCCGGAGGCCTACCGCAATAAGACTCCTCAGCAACTACTTGGAAGCGTCGTCCTTCCGTGGCTGTCTATACTTCGGCAGGACTTTGACAATGGGTTTGAAAAGCTGCTCAAATATGACGAGTACTCGTTCCGGGCTTATCTCCGCCTCATCGTCGGATGGCCCCATGAAGTTATAGAGTTCGTTGAGCTCTTCTGCTCCCAGACTAATCAATACGATCTAAGTTTTACCGAGATAATCATGCAAAACTTGGACTTTGACACAAAAGAT TGGGCAACGGTTAAAGACGGCATGTCACGCATAACCCAATGTGCAGCTTCATTAGTAGGCTCAAAAAACGTTCGTCTGAACTCTCGAGTGGATCGCATTACAAACCTAGACAATGGGAAAGTCCAGCTATCAGCGCAGGGTCTTCATCAGACCTATACTGCTACTTTTGACGCTGTAGTAGTTGCTACTCCCCCATCTGCACTTCACAGTATTGTCGATCGCCCTAGATGGTCCTTCATGAAAGAACAGTCAATTCGCGGCGCTCACTATGAGCCTCTCTATAAGATTGGTCTGCATTTTCGAACGCGCTTCTGGGAGCGCTCCAGTGTCAACCCTTGCTTTGGTGGCCAAAGTACTACTGATCTTCGCTTCCGCTGGATTGTTTATCCATCCAATGATCTCGGCAGCAACGGCTCTGGTGTCTTGTTGCTTTACAGCTGGATGAGCGATGCTGCGAAATGGAGTGGGCTATCGCGATCTGAGAGAATCAAGATTTGTTTGCATGATCTTAGTAAATATTATGCAGACGAAGCTGACATTGATGTTTACGAGCAATTCATTGAGGCGTTTGACATTACATGGTCAGCCCAATCGTGCGGTGGAGATGCAATGTTTCTTCCAGGCCAattctctcgcttcttcgAAATAGCAAAGAAGCCAGAGGGCAACATATACTTTGCTGGAGAGCATCTATCAAAGCACCACACATGG GGGCTATAG